From the genome of Carassius gibelio isolate Cgi1373 ecotype wild population from Czech Republic chromosome A16, carGib1.2-hapl.c, whole genome shotgun sequence, one region includes:
- the LOC128030286 gene encoding WD and tetratricopeptide repeats protein 1-like isoform X1, with protein sequence MTCCETMTLRSVTRDLLRRQIQENRTLDFQRHHHVTDPFIKRLGLEAELQGHSGCVNCLEWNERGDLLASGSDDQHAIIWDPFRHSKLITMHTGHTANIFSVKFLPHSEDRILITGAADTKVHVHDLTAKETTHMFSDHTNRVKRIVAAPMWPNTFWSAAEDGIIRQYDLRESSKRSEVLIDLTEYCGQLVEAKCLAINPRDNNYLAVGANGPFVRLYDIRMIHNHRKSLAQSASAGVHTFGDIQKSIPDGAGQYYVAGHLPVKLPDYNNRLRVLVATYVTFSPDGTELLVNMGGEQVYLFDLTFKQRPYTFLLPKKCHTSSAEVQNGKTTNGVSNGIHLPASRLKLAKVSSDLPPHLERIKLQANEAFARQQWTRAIQLYSLGIHEAGHNPMLYGNRAAAYMKRKWDGDHYDALRDCLKALSLNPAHLKAHFRLARCLFELKYIAEALECLDDFRSKFPEQAHSSACDALDRDIKAALFSKTDSSDDKKGNSSVRFHNFSRKESIPEDEIVLRERSFDYKHRYCGHCNTTTDIKEANFFGSKGQYIVSGSDDGSFFIWEKETTNLVRILQGDESIVNCLQPHPSFCFLATSGIDPVVRLWSPRPESEEKENGRVVEDMEGAAQANQRRMNADPLEVMLLNMGYRITGLSSRGTEGSDEDESSESQVQCRSS encoded by the exons ATGACGTGCTGCGAGACCATGACCCTGCGGAGCGTCACGCGTGATCTCCTGCGCCGCCAGATCCAG GAGAACCGCACTCTGGACTTCCAGAGACACCATCATGTGACCGACCCATTTATAAAGCGTCTGGGGCTGGAGGCGGAGCTACAG gGTCACTCTGGCTGTGTGAACTGTCTGGAGTGGAATGAGAGAGGAGA TCTCCTGGCCTCAGGTTCGGATGACCAGCACGCCATCATCTGGGATCCGTTCCGGCACTCCAAGCTCATCACGATGCACACGGGACACACGGCCAACATCTTCTCCGTGAAG ttcCTGCCTCACTCCGAGGACCGGATCTTAATCACAGGAGCCGCCGACACCAAGGTGCACGTGCACGACCTGACGGCGAAGGAGACCACTCACATGTTCTCAGACCACACCAACCGCGTCAAGCGCATCGTAGCGGCGCCCATGTGGCCCAACACCTTCTGGAGCGCCGCGGAGGACGGGATCATTCG GCAGTATGATCTGAGAGAGAGCAGTAAGCGCTCCGAGGTGTTAATCGATCTGACGGAGTACTGTGGGCAGCTCGTGGAAGCCAAATGTCTGGCCATTAACCCTAGAGACAACAACTACCTGGCTGTGGGAGCCAACGGGCCCTTCGTGCGGCTCTACGACATCAGAATGATCCACAATCACAG GAAGTCTTTGGCTCAGAGCGCCTCAGCCGGTGTTCACACGTTTGGTGACATACAGAAGTCAATACCAGACGGCGCGGGACAGTACTACGTGGCAG GTCACTTACCTGTGAAGCTTCCTGATTATAACAACAGATTACGAGTTCTGGTGGCCACCTACGTCACATTCAGTCCTGACGGCACCGAGCTGCTGGTGAACATGGGAGGAGAACAG GTGTATTTATTTGACCTGACGTTCAAACAGAGACCGTACACCTTTCTGCTGCCCAAGAAATGCCACACATCATCAG CAGAGGTGCAGAACGGGAAGACGACCAACGGTGTGTCCAATGGGATTCATCTTCCTGCCAGCCGCCTCAAACTGGCTAAGGTCTCCAG tgATCTTCCTCCTCATCTGGAGCGGATCAAGCTACAGGCTAACGAAGCGTTCGCGCGCCAGCAGTGGACTCGAGCCATCCAGCTCTACAGTCTGGGCATCCATGAAGCCGGACACAACCCCATGCTGTACGGAAACCGCGCCGCCGCGTACATGAAGAGGAAGTG ggacgGAGATCACTACGACGCGCTGCGTGACTGTCTGAAGGCCTTGTCTCTGAACCCGGCTCATTTGAAGGCACACTTCCGGTTAGCACGCTGCCTGTTCGAGCTCAAGTACATCGCCGAGGCTCTGGAGTGTCTGGATGACTTCAGGAGCAAGTTTCCGGAGCAGGCGCACAGCAGCGCATGTGACGCGCTCGACAGAGACATCAAGGCGGCCCTCTTCTCAAAAACAGACTCCT CTGACGACAAGAAGGGGAACAGCTCCGTCCGCTTCCATAACTTCAGCCGGAAGGAGTCCATCCCGGAGGATGAGATCGTGCTGAGAGAGCGCAGCTTCGACTACAAGCATCGCTACTGCGGACACTGCAACACCACCACGGATATTAAAGAAGCCAACTTCTTCGGGAG TAAAGGCCAGTACATCGTGAGTGGTTCAGACGACGGCTCGTTCTTCATCTGGGAGAAAGAGACCACCAACCTGGTGCGGATCTTACAGGGGGACGAGTCTATAGTGAACTGTCTTCAGCCGCACCCCAGCTTCTGCTTCCTGGCCACCAGCGGCATCGACCCCGTGGTGCGGCTCTGGAGCCCCAGACCCGAG TCGGAGGAGAAGGAGAACGGTCGGGTGGTGGAGGACATGGAGGGCGCAGCTCAAGCCAACCAGAGGCGCATGAACGCAGATCCGCTGGAGGTGATGCTGCTGAACATGGGCTACCGCATCACGGGTCTGAGCAGCCGAGGCACGGAGGGCTCCGATGAGGACGAGAGCTCGGAGAGCCAGGTTCAGTGCCGCTCCAGCTAG
- the LOC128030286 gene encoding WD and tetratricopeptide repeats protein 1-like isoform X2, which translates to MTCCETMTLRSVTRDLLRRQIQENRTLDFQRHHHVTDPFIKRLGLEAELQGHSGCVNCLEWNERGDLLASGSDDQHAIIWDPFRHSKLITMHTGHTANIFSVKFLPHSEDRILITGAADTKVHVHDLTAKETTHMFSDHTNRVKRIVAAPMWPNTFWSAAEDGIIRQYDLRESSKRSEVLIDLTEYCGQLVEAKCLAINPRDNNYLAVGANGPFVRLYDIRMIHNHRKSLAQSASAGVHTFGDIQKSIPDGAGQYYVAGHLPVKLPDYNNRLRVLVATYVTFSPDGTELLVNMGGEQVYLFDLTFKQRPYTFLLPKKCHTSSEVQNGKTTNGVSNGIHLPASRLKLAKVSSDLPPHLERIKLQANEAFARQQWTRAIQLYSLGIHEAGHNPMLYGNRAAAYMKRKWDGDHYDALRDCLKALSLNPAHLKAHFRLARCLFELKYIAEALECLDDFRSKFPEQAHSSACDALDRDIKAALFSKTDSSDDKKGNSSVRFHNFSRKESIPEDEIVLRERSFDYKHRYCGHCNTTTDIKEANFFGSKGQYIVSGSDDGSFFIWEKETTNLVRILQGDESIVNCLQPHPSFCFLATSGIDPVVRLWSPRPESEEKENGRVVEDMEGAAQANQRRMNADPLEVMLLNMGYRITGLSSRGTEGSDEDESSESQVQCRSS; encoded by the exons ATGACGTGCTGCGAGACCATGACCCTGCGGAGCGTCACGCGTGATCTCCTGCGCCGCCAGATCCAG GAGAACCGCACTCTGGACTTCCAGAGACACCATCATGTGACCGACCCATTTATAAAGCGTCTGGGGCTGGAGGCGGAGCTACAG gGTCACTCTGGCTGTGTGAACTGTCTGGAGTGGAATGAGAGAGGAGA TCTCCTGGCCTCAGGTTCGGATGACCAGCACGCCATCATCTGGGATCCGTTCCGGCACTCCAAGCTCATCACGATGCACACGGGACACACGGCCAACATCTTCTCCGTGAAG ttcCTGCCTCACTCCGAGGACCGGATCTTAATCACAGGAGCCGCCGACACCAAGGTGCACGTGCACGACCTGACGGCGAAGGAGACCACTCACATGTTCTCAGACCACACCAACCGCGTCAAGCGCATCGTAGCGGCGCCCATGTGGCCCAACACCTTCTGGAGCGCCGCGGAGGACGGGATCATTCG GCAGTATGATCTGAGAGAGAGCAGTAAGCGCTCCGAGGTGTTAATCGATCTGACGGAGTACTGTGGGCAGCTCGTGGAAGCCAAATGTCTGGCCATTAACCCTAGAGACAACAACTACCTGGCTGTGGGAGCCAACGGGCCCTTCGTGCGGCTCTACGACATCAGAATGATCCACAATCACAG GAAGTCTTTGGCTCAGAGCGCCTCAGCCGGTGTTCACACGTTTGGTGACATACAGAAGTCAATACCAGACGGCGCGGGACAGTACTACGTGGCAG GTCACTTACCTGTGAAGCTTCCTGATTATAACAACAGATTACGAGTTCTGGTGGCCACCTACGTCACATTCAGTCCTGACGGCACCGAGCTGCTGGTGAACATGGGAGGAGAACAG GTGTATTTATTTGACCTGACGTTCAAACAGAGACCGTACACCTTTCTGCTGCCCAAGAAATGCCACACATCATCAG AGGTGCAGAACGGGAAGACGACCAACGGTGTGTCCAATGGGATTCATCTTCCTGCCAGCCGCCTCAAACTGGCTAAGGTCTCCAG tgATCTTCCTCCTCATCTGGAGCGGATCAAGCTACAGGCTAACGAAGCGTTCGCGCGCCAGCAGTGGACTCGAGCCATCCAGCTCTACAGTCTGGGCATCCATGAAGCCGGACACAACCCCATGCTGTACGGAAACCGCGCCGCCGCGTACATGAAGAGGAAGTG ggacgGAGATCACTACGACGCGCTGCGTGACTGTCTGAAGGCCTTGTCTCTGAACCCGGCTCATTTGAAGGCACACTTCCGGTTAGCACGCTGCCTGTTCGAGCTCAAGTACATCGCCGAGGCTCTGGAGTGTCTGGATGACTTCAGGAGCAAGTTTCCGGAGCAGGCGCACAGCAGCGCATGTGACGCGCTCGACAGAGACATCAAGGCGGCCCTCTTCTCAAAAACAGACTCCT CTGACGACAAGAAGGGGAACAGCTCCGTCCGCTTCCATAACTTCAGCCGGAAGGAGTCCATCCCGGAGGATGAGATCGTGCTGAGAGAGCGCAGCTTCGACTACAAGCATCGCTACTGCGGACACTGCAACACCACCACGGATATTAAAGAAGCCAACTTCTTCGGGAG TAAAGGCCAGTACATCGTGAGTGGTTCAGACGACGGCTCGTTCTTCATCTGGGAGAAAGAGACCACCAACCTGGTGCGGATCTTACAGGGGGACGAGTCTATAGTGAACTGTCTTCAGCCGCACCCCAGCTTCTGCTTCCTGGCCACCAGCGGCATCGACCCCGTGGTGCGGCTCTGGAGCCCCAGACCCGAG TCGGAGGAGAAGGAGAACGGTCGGGTGGTGGAGGACATGGAGGGCGCAGCTCAAGCCAACCAGAGGCGCATGAACGCAGATCCGCTGGAGGTGATGCTGCTGAACATGGGCTACCGCATCACGGGTCTGAGCAGCCGAGGCACGGAGGGCTCCGATGAGGACGAGAGCTCGGAGAGCCAGGTTCAGTGCCGCTCCAGCTAG
- the LOC128030289 gene encoding transmembrane protein 222 isoform X2, with product MTSSRADCDGGRNRDRHNETLPRRFRENRQRDEPLSVLHRLDSHPGSDVAPALHWSHGHLHFRRRDQRLRRTLFRIRGQHGVWKTNQVRFWKLDGNKVYGDGANAWDLAVNQASEEYKTRMHNLCCDNCHSHVAMALNLMHYDNSSSWNMLNLCLLSFIHSKHVSFVGFLKTWLPFLMLCGVVVTIALAIHLR from the exons ATGACGTCATCGCGCGCAGACTGTGATGGCGGACGTAACCGAGATAGACACAACGAAACACTTCCACGGCGGTTTCGAGAAAATCGCCAAAGAGATGAGCCGTTATCCGTTCTGCATCGTCTGGACTCCCATCCCGGTTCTGAC gTGGCTCCTGCCCTTCATTGGTCACATGGGCATCTGCACTTCCGCCGGCGTGATCAGAGACTTCGCAGGACCTTATTTCGTATCA GAGGACAACATGGCGTTTGGAAAACCAACCAAGTGAG GTTCTGGAAGTTGGATGGGAATAAAGTGTACGGCGACGGAGCAAACGCCTGGGATCTGGCCGTAAACCAGGCGTCCGAGGAGTACAAGACCAGGATG CACAATCTGTGTTGTGATAACTGTCACTCTCATGTGGCCATGGCTCTGAACCTCATGCATTATGATAACAGCTCCTCCTGGAACATGCTCAACCTCTGCTTACTGTCCTTCATCCACAGCAAACACGTCAG CTTTGTGGGGTTCCTGAAAACTTGGCTGCCTTTCCTGATGCTCTGTGGGGTCGTAGTCACCATCGCCCTTGCCATCCACCTGCGATGA
- the LOC128030287 gene encoding trophoblast glycoprotein — translation MMSLTLVCAMLCVSACVASCPLRCECSDAQRTVRCASAALLQVPDAIPSDAIILIITGNAIHRLDHGAFSGMQNVTHLNLSNNGIMEIGSHTFSSLLTLRSLILNNNPLVLIHPEAFSVPGSPLQELSLRSSLYNYTSLMDLITALRWGELTNLLRLDLSGNHLVLLPPGMFAPLPNLRHLHLRNNSLVAIYNGTFSGVGELLELDLTGNAFRTISDEGLRELERFIGVRLMLGQNPYVCTCEAKEMANWLNSSKVRVGDADRLYCKFPAALHDVSLRGLSAQVLGCYGKVHEEITDLSLQTSYVFLGLVLGFVGMVFILVVYLNRKGIKKWIAEIYEACQNVLEGYHHRLEMDSDPRLGPDSHGHQGRPRVDQRSAHISTDAHITQIPSDVTL, via the exons ATGATGTCGCTGACGCTGGTCTGCGCGATGTTGTGCGTCTCCGCGTGCGTCGCGTCGTGTCCGCTGCGCTGCGAGTGTTCTGATGCTCAGCGCACGGTGCGTTGCGCGTCTGCCGCGCTCCTCCAGGTCCCCGACGCGATCCCGAGCGACGCGATCATCCTGATCATCACCGGAAACGCGATTCACAGACTCGACCACGGCGCGTTCAGCGGAATGCAGAACGTCACACACCTGAACCTGAGCAACAACGG CATTATGGAGATCGGCTCGCACACGTTCTCCTCTCTGCTCACGCTGCGTTCTCTAATCCTGAACAACAACCCGCTGGTTCTGATCCACCCCGAGGCGTTCTCGGTGCCCGGCAGTCCTCTTCAGGAGCTCAGCCTGCGCTCGTCTCTCTATAACTACACGTCTCTGATGGACCTCATCACCGCCCTGCGCTGGGGAGAGCTTACAAACCTGCTACGCCTCGATCTGTCGGGAAACCACCTCGTCCTCTTACCCCCGGGGATGTTCGCTCCTCTTCCGAACCTGCGGCATCTGCATCTGCGCAACAACTCTCTGGTGGCCATCTACAATGGCACCTTCTCTGGCGTCGGGGAACTTCTAGAGCTGGACTTGACTGGAAACGCCTTTAGGACGATCAGCGACGAGGGTCTTCGCGAGCTGGAGCGATTCATAGGAGTGCGTCTGATGTTGGGACAGAATCCTTACGTGTGCACATGTGAAGCAAAAGAGATGGCTAACTGGCTAAACAGTTCAAAGGTCAGGGTGGGCGATGCGGACAGACTGTATTGCAAGTTCCCTGCTGCTTTGCATGACGTGTCTTTGCGGGGTCTTAGCGCGCAGGTGTTGGGGTGTTACGGTAAAGTGCACGAAGAGATTACCGACTTGTCCCTACAAACTTCCTACGTGTTTCTTGGATTAGTGCTGGGATTCGTAGGTATGGTCTTTATCTTAGTTGTCTACCTCAACCGAAAGGGTATCAAGAAATGGATCGCAGAAATATATGAAGCCTGTCAAAATGTGCTGGAAGGGTATCATCACCGTTTGGAGATGGACTCTGACCCACGACTGGGGCCTGATTCACACGGTCACCAGGGTCGGCCTCGAGTGGACCAGCGTTCGGCGCACATCTCTACTGACGCCCATATCACACAGATCCCATCCGATGTAACACTATAA
- the LOC128030289 gene encoding transmembrane protein 222 isoform X3 translates to MADVTEIDTTKHFHGGFEKIAKEMSRYPFCIVWTPIPVLTWLLPFIGHMGICTSAGVIRDFAGPYFVSEDNMAFGKPTKFWKLDGNKVYGDGANAWDLAVNQASEEYKTRMHNLCCDNCHSHVAMALNLMHYDNSSSWNMLNLCLLSFIHSKHVSFVGFLKTWLPFLMLCGVVVTIALAIHLR, encoded by the exons ATGGCGGACGTAACCGAGATAGACACAACGAAACACTTCCACGGCGGTTTCGAGAAAATCGCCAAAGAGATGAGCCGTTATCCGTTCTGCATCGTCTGGACTCCCATCCCGGTTCTGAC gTGGCTCCTGCCCTTCATTGGTCACATGGGCATCTGCACTTCCGCCGGCGTGATCAGAGACTTCGCAGGACCTTATTTCGTATCA GAGGACAACATGGCGTTTGGAAAACCAACCAA GTTCTGGAAGTTGGATGGGAATAAAGTGTACGGCGACGGAGCAAACGCCTGGGATCTGGCCGTAAACCAGGCGTCCGAGGAGTACAAGACCAGGATG CACAATCTGTGTTGTGATAACTGTCACTCTCATGTGGCCATGGCTCTGAACCTCATGCATTATGATAACAGCTCCTCCTGGAACATGCTCAACCTCTGCTTACTGTCCTTCATCCACAGCAAACACGTCAG CTTTGTGGGGTTCCTGAAAACTTGGCTGCCTTTCCTGATGCTCTGTGGGGTCGTAGTCACCATCGCCCTTGCCATCCACCTGCGATGA
- the LOC128030289 gene encoding transmembrane protein 222 isoform X1 — MTSSRADCDGGRNRDRHNETLPRRFRENRQRDEPLSVLHRLDSHPGSDVSHSVPSLNTSEVAPALHWSHGHLHFRRRDQRLRRTLFRIRGQHGVWKTNQVRFWKLDGNKVYGDGANAWDLAVNQASEEYKTRMHNLCCDNCHSHVAMALNLMHYDNSSSWNMLNLCLLSFIHSKHVSFVGFLKTWLPFLMLCGVVVTIALAIHLR, encoded by the exons ATGACGTCATCGCGCGCAGACTGTGATGGCGGACGTAACCGAGATAGACACAACGAAACACTTCCACGGCGGTTTCGAGAAAATCGCCAAAGAGATGAGCCGTTATCCGTTCTGCATCGTCTGGACTCCCATCCCGGTTCTGACGTGAGTCACTCGGTTCCGTCATTAAACACCTCGGAA gTGGCTCCTGCCCTTCATTGGTCACATGGGCATCTGCACTTCCGCCGGCGTGATCAGAGACTTCGCAGGACCTTATTTCGTATCA GAGGACAACATGGCGTTTGGAAAACCAACCAAGTGAG GTTCTGGAAGTTGGATGGGAATAAAGTGTACGGCGACGGAGCAAACGCCTGGGATCTGGCCGTAAACCAGGCGTCCGAGGAGTACAAGACCAGGATG CACAATCTGTGTTGTGATAACTGTCACTCTCATGTGGCCATGGCTCTGAACCTCATGCATTATGATAACAGCTCCTCCTGGAACATGCTCAACCTCTGCTTACTGTCCTTCATCCACAGCAAACACGTCAG CTTTGTGGGGTTCCTGAAAACTTGGCTGCCTTTCCTGATGCTCTGTGGGGTCGTAGTCACCATCGCCCTTGCCATCCACCTGCGATGA